A region of the Paracoccaceae bacterium genome:
GCGATCACCGGGGCTTCGAACAACGGGGTCTTCCGTTGGGCCGAGGCCGAGGCGGCCCTGTCGGCAAGCTTCACGGCGGCGGCCATCGAGGCGCTTTCCCCGCCGGCCGCCGATGACATGATCGCCGACCTGCACGGAACACCGGAGTATCGCGCGCATCTGGTCAAGGTGATGACCAAGCGCGCGGTGGCGGCCGCGCATTGATCCTGAGTTGGCGCCAGCCGTTACGGGCCGGCGCCAACCATGCCTGCGCTCAGGGAGTGGAACATGGCGGGGGCCGCGTCAGCGGCCGCGCCAGATCCAGCCACCGCCCAGCACCCGCGTGCTGTCGGGTGCATAGAAGACGCAGGCCTGCCCGGGGCTGACCCCTTCTTCGGCTGACAGAAGCTCCACCTCGGCCTCGCCATTCGGCAACCCCCGCAGGATCGCCGGCCGGGGCTCGCGGGTGGACCGGACCCGCGCCAGCACATCATGCGCCGATCCGTCCGACAGCGCTTCGTCACCCAGCCAGTTCACCTCGCGCAGCGGCACGCGGCGGGTGGCCAGTGCCGCCTTGGGTCCGACCACGACCTGCCGCGTCGCGGGGTCGAGACGCAGGACGAACAGCGGCTCGCCCAATCCCCCGATGCCGAGCCCCTTGCGCTGCCCGACGGTGTAGTGGATCACGCCCCGGTGACGGCCCAGAACATGGCCTTCGGTGTCCACGATCTCGCCGGGATCGGCCGCGCCGGGGCGCAGCTTCTCGATTACCGCGGCGTAGTTGCCATTCGGCACAAAGCAGATGTCCTGGCTGTCGGGCTTGTCCGCCACGGGCAGGCCATAGCGCGCCGCAAGGGCACGGGTCTCGGCCTTTGATGTGAGGTGGCCAAGGGGAAAACGCAGGTAGTCGAGTTGCGCGCGCGTCGTCGAGAACAGGAAATAGCTCTGATCCCGCGCCGGGTCGGCGGCACGATGCAGTTCCGGTCCGCCCGGGCCCATCCGGCGCCGGATATAGTGGCCCGTCGCCATGCAGTCGGCATCAAGATCCTTCGCGGTTTCCAGAAGGTCCTTGAACTTCACCCGTTCGTTGCACCGGATGCAGGGAACCGGCGTCGCCCCCGCCAGGTAGGCGTCGGCAAACTCGTCGATCACCGCCTCGCGGAACGTGTTCTCGTAGTCCAGCACGTAATGCGGAAAGCCCATCGTCTCGGCGACGCGCCGCGCGTCATGAATGTCGCGCCCGGCGCAGCAGGCGCCCTTTTTTGCCAACGCGGCACCGTGATCGTAAAGCTGCAGCGTGACGCCGACCACGTCATAGCCTTCGTCCTTCAGCATCGCCGCCACGACCGACGAATCGACACCGCCCGACATCGCCACCACGACACGGGTATCCTGGGGTGCCTTTGGCAGGCCGAGCGTGTTGAGGGGCAGGTCGCGCATGGGTTTCTCCGGGGAAGCCCTGCAATACAGGAAAATGCAATCTACGCGCAACCGGGTGGCTTCACCCTTGCTTAAGCCAGTTGCGCAACGATGCCCCGGGATGGACGAGGGTCGTGTGATGTATCTCAAACGTGTGGACGGGCCACGGCAGGTCACGCTGCCGGATGGCAGCGTTCTGAACCGGGCCGATCTGCCCGCGCCCGATACGCGGCGCTGGGTGGCCAGCCGCAAGGCGATGGTGGTCCGGGCTGTCGTATTTGGCCTGATCACCGAATCCGAGGCGCTGGATCGCTATGGACTTTCGGCCGAGGAGTTCGCGCTCTGGCGCCGTGCGGTCGAGGCGCATGGCGAGAAGGCGCTGAAAGTCACGGCGATACAGAAGTATAGACAACTTTAAGTTGTTTATACTGCAATCTCTGACAGAGTAACCCTGCGTTAACCATTGCACACCAGTGTCGTTAACGAAGCGGCTGCCACGCGGAGAGTGCACGATGCGGATCCTTCTGGTTGAGGATGACCCGACCACATCACGCAGCATCGAACTGATGCTGACCCACGCCAACCTGAACGTCTATTGCACCGATCTGGGCGAGGACGGCATCGACCTGGCGAAACTCTATGACTATGACCTGATCCTGCTGGACCTGAACCTGCCCGACATGTCCGGGCATGACGTGCTGCGCCAGTTGCGCATGGCCCGGATCGAGACGCCGATCCTGATCCTGTCGGGGTCGGACGACACCGACAGCAAGCTAAAGGGTTTCGGCTTCGGCGCGGACGACTACATGACCAAGCCGTTCCATCGCGAGGAACTGGTGGCACGCATCCACGCCATCATCCGCCGGTCCAAGGGCCATGCGCAGTCGGTCATCCGGACCGGCAAGATCGCGGTCAATCTCGACGCCAAGACGGTCGATGCAGAGGGAAAGGCGGTTCACCTGACCGGCAAGGAATACCAGATGCTCGAACTGCTCAGCCTGCGGAAGGGCACCACGCTGACCAAGGAGATGTTCCTGAACCATCTTTATGGCGGAATGGACGAGCCCGAGCTGAAGATCATCGATGTCTTCATCTGCAAACTTCGGAAGAAGCTTGCCGAGGCGACCGGGGGGCAGAACTACATCGAGACCGTCTGGGGGCGCGGCTATGTGCTGCGCGATCCGGGTCCGGGGGTGTCGGCGCGCCTCGCGCTCGGGGCATGACGCTTTACGCGGGGGCGGGTGGCGCCTAAACCTCTGTCCGCGGCGGCGGAGGGGCGGATGAAAAGCGCGCAGGGTGGAACCGGGCAGGATCTGGCGTCAAAGCCGGTCGATGCCCTGACCGGGGCAGAGGCCACGGCCGAGCTTCTCCGGCTGGAAGCGGAGATCGCGGCGGCGAATCGTGCCTATCACACCGAGGATTCGCCCGACATTCCGGATGCCGACTATGACATGCTGAAGCGGCGGAACGCGGCGATCGAGGCGCGCTTTCCCGCCCTGAAGCGCCAGGGCAGCGTCTCGGACCGCATCGGCGCCGCACCCGCAGAGGGCTTTGGCAAGCTGCGCCATGCGGTGCCTATGCTGAGCCTCGAGAATGCCTTCGACGCAGCGGACGTCGAGGATTTCGTCGGTCGTGTGCGCGACTATCTGAACCATTCCGGACCGCTGGCCTTCACGGCAGAACCCAAGATCGACGGGCTGTCGTTGTCGCTGCGCTACGAGGGCGGGCGGCTGGTGCAGGCAGCGACACGCGGCGACGGCGAGACGGGCGAGGATGTGACCGCGAATGCCCGCACCATCGGCGATATCCCGCAGCTGCTTGTCCCGGGCGGGGACGATACCGATCCATCCCGTTCCGCAACACCTGCGGACGATGGCGGCTGGGCGCCTCGTGGTGCCGGGGTTTCGGTGGTTTCCGGCGCGCCAGTGCCTGCCATCGTCGAGGTGCGCGGCGAAGTCTACATGAGCCACGCCGACTTTGCGTCGCTGAACGAGCGGCAGGCCGCCCAGGGCGGCAAGACCTTTGCCAATCCGCGCAACGCTGCGGCAGGCTCGCTGCGCCAGCTTGATGCGCGCATCACGGCGGCCCGTCCCCTGCGGTTCTTTGCCTATTCCTGGGGGGAACTGTCCGAGCCGCTGGCGGAGACCCAGATGGGGGCCATCGAACGGCTGGCCACGCTGGGGTTCTCGGTGAACCCGCTGACCCGCCTCTGCGACAGTCCCGAAGATCTGCTTGCCCACTACGCCGCAGTCGAGACGCAGCGCGCGACACTGGGCTATGACATCGACGGCGTGGTCTACAAGGTCAACGACCTTGCGCTGCAGCGTCGTCTGGGGTTCCGCTCGGCCACGCCCCGATGGGCGATCGCGCACAAGTTTCCGGCAGAACTGGCCTGGACGATTCTTGACGGGATCGACATCCAGGTGGGCCGAACCGGCGCGCTGAGTCCCGTGGCGCGGTTGCGGCCGGTGACGGTGGGGGGCGTGGTCGTCAGCAATGCGACGCTTCACAATGAAGACTACATTGCCGGACGGGATGCGAAGGGCAACCCGATCCGCGCGGGACGCGACATCCGGCCGGGCGACCGGGTGCAGGTGTACCGGGCGGGCGACGTGATCCCGAAGATCGCCGATGTCGATCTGTCCTTTCGCAAGGATGGCACAGACCCCTTTGTCTTTCCGACGGAGTGCCCGGAATGCGGCAGCCCGGCGGTGCGCGAGCCCGGCGATGCGGTGCGCCGCTGCACGGGTGGCCTGATCTGCCCCGCCCAGGCGATCGAGCGGCTCAAGCACTTCGTCAGCCGGGGCGCCTTCGACATCGAGGGCCTGGGCGCGAAACAGATCGAGATGTTCTTTGCCGATGCCGACCTGTCGGTCAGGACGCCCGCCGACATCTTCACGCTGGCTGCGCGCGATGCCGCAAACCCGTTGCGCAAGCTCAGGAACCGCAAGGGATTTGGAGACCGGTCGACCGACAACCTGTTCGCGGCGATCGAGGCGCGGCGAACCATCCCGCTGGACCGCCTGATCTTTGCACTCGGCATCCGGCACGTGGGCGAGGTGGCCGCGGGCCTGCTGGCCCGGCACTATGGCACGTGGCCGGCCTTCGAGGCCGCGATCACGGCCGCAGACGACCGGGCGGGCCCCGACTGGCAGGCGCTGCTGTCCATTGACGGCGTGGGCGAGACGCTGGCGGACAGCCTGGTCGCCGCATTCGCCAACCCGGCCGAACGCGCCGCCATCGATGCGCTCGTCGCGCATCTGGATGTGCAGCCGGTCGCCGCGCGGGCGCCGGTGGCCAGCCCGGTGGCGGGCCTTACGGTTGTCTTCACCGGCACGCTTCAGCGGATGACCCGGGCCGAGGCCAAGACACGGGCCGAGGCACTGGGCGCAAAGGTGGCCGGATCGGTCAGCGCGCGCACGGATCTTCTGGTCGCTGGCCCCGGGGCGGGATCAAAGGCGAAAGAGGCCGCCCGACTGGGTGTGCGGACGATTGACGAGGATGGCTGGCTTGCCCTTGTCGGCGACGCATGACGCGGCCACCCGAACTTTTTCCGCTGTTCGCGGAGCTTGAAACGCTTGAGGGCGTGGGGCCCAAGGGCGCCAAGGCCCTGGCAGCGCTCGGCCTGACGCGGCCGAAGGATCTGCTCTATCACCTGCCTGCAGGGGGGATCGATCGGTCCCGCCGGGCCTCGCTGCGCGATGTGGTGCTGCCTGCGGTGGCCACGGTCGAGGTGACCGTCGGCGTCCACCTGCCGCCCCGGTCGCGCGGCAAGCCCTATCGCGTCATGGTCCAGGACGCTGAACTGGAGTTTCAGCTCGTTTTCTTCCACGCCCGGGCGGAGTGGCTGACGGCGCAGTTGCCCACAGGCACGCGCCGGGTGGTTTCGGGCAAGGTGGAACTGTTCGATGGCATCGCACAGATGGTCCACCCCGACCATATGCTGCGCCCGGAAGAAGCTGATGACCTGCCCCTGTTCGAGCCTGTGTATCCGCTGGGCGCCGGGCTGACACAGCGCCAGGTGGCGGGCGCCGTGCAGGGGGCGATCCGTCGGGCCCCGGATCTGGCCGAGTGGATCGACCCGGCGCTGAAGCTGCGCGAGGGCTGGCCGGACTGGCGGGCGGCCGTCACGGCGGCGCACGGACCCCGCGGCGTGGTCGATCTGGCTCCCACGGCTGCTGCCCGCGCACGTCTTGCCTATGACGAACTGTTCGCGCATCAGGTGACGCTGGCCCTTGCGCGCCAGGTACAGCGGCGCGGCAAGGGGCGCACGACGGCGGGCACCGGCGCGCTGCAACGGCGCGTGCTGACCCGGCTGCCCTATGCCCCGACCGGCGCCCAGACCCGGGCGGTCGCCGAGATAGCCACCGACATGGCGGCGCCCCTGCGGATGAACCGGCTGCTGCAGGGCGACGTGGGGTCGGGCAAGACACTGGTCGCCTTCCTTGCATTGCTGATCGCGGTCGAGGCGGGGGGGCAGGGCGTCATGATGGCGCCTACCGAAATCCTCGCCCGGCAGCATCTGGCGGGGTTGCAGCCGCTGGCGGACACGGCGGGTGTCCGGCTCGACATCCTGACCGGGCGCGACAAGGGGTCGGACCGTTCGGAAAAGCTGGCAGCGCTGCGCGACGGGAGGTTGCAAATTCTGGTGGGCACGCATGCCGTGTTCCAGCGGGATGTGGAGTTTCACGACCTGCGGCTGGCGGTTGTCGATGAACAGCATCGGTTTGGCGTGGCGCAACGCATGGAGCTGGGCGCCAAGGGGGCCGCGACAGATGTGCTGGTGATGACCGCCACACCGATTCCAAGAAGCCTTGCGCTGGCCACCTATGGTGACATGGATGTGTCGGTGCTGGATGAGAAACCGCCCGGGCGGAAACCTGTGTCCACGGCCATGGTTTCGGCCGGACGGCTTGATGAAGTGATCGCGCATCTGCACCGCGCCCTGGCCGACGGGCGACAGGCCTATTGGGTTTGTCCGCTGGTCGAGGACAGCGAGGTGCTGGACTACGCCAGCGCCGAGGCGCGGTTCACCGCGCTTCGCGCGGCCTTTGGCGAGGGTGTCGTCGGCCTGGTCCACGGCCAGATGCCCGTGACCGAGAAGGATGCGGCGATGGCGCGCTTCGTGGCAGGGGATACGCGGCTGCTGGTTGCGACGACGGTGATCGAGGTCGGGGTGAACGTGCCCGCCGCCAGCATCATGGTGATCGAGCGGGCCGAGACCTTCGGACTGGCGCAACTGCATCAGTTGCGCGGCCGGGTCGGCCGCGGGGCGGCGCAGTCGACCTGCCTGCTGATGTATCAGGCGCCGCTGTCCGAGGCGGCCGAGCGTCGCCTGAAGATCCTGCGCGACACTGAGGACGGGTTTCGTATCGCCGAGGAGGACCTGGCAATGCGGGGCGCGGGCGATCTGATCGGGACGGCGCAATCCGGCCTGCCGAGGTTCCGCATTGCTGATCTGGAACGGCAGGCGGCGCTGATGGCTGTGGCGCAGAGCGACGCGCGCGCGCTGCTCGCATCCGACCCCGAACTTGCATCAGCCCGAGGGGCGGCGGTGCGGATGCTGCTCTGGCTGCTGGATCAGGACCGGGCGATCCGGCTGATCGGCGTGGGCTAGGCTCATTCGCGGAAGAACCGGCTGTCCTTCAACTGGTCCCAGGCCCAGACGACCTCTTGCAGGCGATCCTCGTCGCTGCGGTCGCCGCCGTTCATGTCAGGATGAAGATCCTTCACCAGGCTTTTGTATTGCTTTCTGATTTCTGTTCTCGTCCAGGTATCCCTGGCATCCAGTATCTCCAGCGCCTTGCGTTCGGTCGGCGGCAGCTTGCGGGTTGCGCTGGACGTCGGGCCGGGGTTCTTGGTGGCTTTCTCGCCCAGGATGCCGACCGGGTCGTCCACGCCCAGCCGCGACCAGACGCGACCTTCGTCAGGGCGCTTGCCGAAGGGTTGCGTCGCGCGGCCCCAGACACGGTCGGTGTTCAGGAAGGCCTGGAATTCCTCGTCGGTGGTCCCCTGGAAGAAGTTCCACTTCAGATTGTACTCGCGCACATGATCCTTGCAGAACCAGAAGTATTCATCCAGCCGTTCGGGGGACTTGGGTGCGCGGAACTGACCGGGTTCCCGGCATCCGGCAAAGTCGCAGGGCCGGTCGGCACCCTCGACCGCACCGGTCAGGCCGCGTCGTCCGGTCTTGCGCCGCTTCTTGTCGGCAGAGACGCGCATGTCGAATTCGAAGGGCGGGCGGTCAGCCATCAGGGATCCTTTCCGATGGGGCCGGGAGGGGCCTTTTCGACTCGGAGGGCAGAGTTTAGGGGAATGTGTGGCGGATTGAAGGGGGCAGGGGCCAAATGGCGATGGAACAGTTGCTGCGCGACCGCCTGACACAGGCTTTTGCACCCGACGTGATCGAGGTCGTGAACGACAGCCATCGCCACGCGGGGCATGCGGGCGACGACGGGTCGGGCGAAAGCCACTTTCGCGTGAAACTGCGTGCGGCGGCCCTTGCACCGCTGTCGCGGGTCGAGCGCCACCGGGCGGTGCATCGTGCCCTGGGTGACCTGACAACGCGCATCCATGCGCTTGCACTCGATCTGGGATAGGCGCCGCTGCGGGTCGTCATCCACCGGGCGCGCGCGTCTTCCTTGTGCCCCGGCAGCGATCCGAGCAATATTTCACGTCATTCCAGACCTTGGCCCAGGCCTTGCGCCAGGTGAAGGGGCGACCGCAGGTCACGCAGGTCTTTTCCGGCAGATCGGTCTTCTTCACGCCGCGCGGCATCACAGATCCAGGCTCAGCTGCGCCGTTGCCACGGTGCGGCGGGGGCGTGGGGCACGGTCATTGACAAAGCGGCCAGCGGCGTCGGCGCGGCTTGCATGGCGGTCGGCGATGCGCGCCGCCTCGGCCTGAAACGCGGCGCCGCGCCGTGCCACCCATACCGTTTCCCGTGCCAGCCGTGCGGCGGCTGCGGGATCGACCACCGGTTCGGGGTAGCGCAGGGTGCGGGCGTCGGGCCAGCGCCACGGCTCGTGCAGAAAACCGGCGGGCACCGAGGCCAGCTCGGGCAACCAGCGGCGTATGAAAACGCCGCCGGGGTCCTGGTCGTAGCCCTGCTTCACCGGATTGTAGATGCGGATCGTGTTGATGCCGGTCGTGCCCGACTGCATCTGCACCTGTGGCCAGTGGATGCCCGGATCATAGTCGGTGAACATCCGTGCAAGCACCGGACCTGTCGCCCGCCAGTCGAGCCAGAGGTGATAGGCCGCAAACGACGTCACCATGGCCCGCATGCGGAAGTTGAGCCATCCGGTTGCGGCCAGATAGCGCATGCATGCATCGACGAAGGGCACACCGGTTTCACCGGCCGCCCATGCCTTCAGGCGGACAGCGTCAGGGTGTCGCGGCCGCAGGGCCTCGGTCGCCGGATGCAGGCATCGGGTCTCGATCGTGGGCTGATCCTCGAGCTTCTGCGTGAAGTGGTCGCGCCAGGCCAGCCGCGACTGGAACGAGGCAAGCGATCCGGCCCAGCCCCCGGATGGGCGTGCGCCCGCCCGGGTGGCGGCGGCCTGGCTGGCTTCGCGCACCGAAAGCGTGCCCATGGCCAGATGCGGCGATACGCGCGAACAGGCACGTTCGCCGCTGACGGGCGAGGACATGTCGCTGCGGTAGGTCTGGCCACGCGCCGTCAGGAACCCTTCCAGCAGCAACAGCGCCTGGGCACGCCCGCCGGGCTGGCGATGGGGGCAGCGATCCTCGGCCAGACGCAGGGCGCGTGCGGTGGGTATGGCGCCGGGTTCCACCCCGGGAACAGCGCGCAGCGCTGCCGGGGTCTCCGCCTGCGGCGCGGCGACAAAGGCTTCGCGCCGCGCCGCCCAGCCGTCACGCGACGCGAGGCGCCGCACCACGCCCGATTGCGGAAGTTCATCCCAGGGCATGCCCAAGTTTCGTGCCCATGCCGCGACGCGCCGGTCCCGCGCGTAGGTCCAGAGGTTTCCGGTCTCCTCATGGCTGACGATGCGGTCGACGCGGTGCTGGCGGACCATCCGCGACATCACCTCGACCGCGTCACCCGTCCGCACCACCAGCGGTGCCCCCAGATCGGCCAGCGCCGCCCGAAGGTCGGCCAGGCTTTCGGCCGCAAAGGCCCATTGCCGGGCCGAGGTGTCGGGAAGATGCCAGTACTCCGGCTCGACGATGTAGAGCGGCAGCACGGCACCCAGGCCCGCCGCATGGGCAAGGGCGGGATGGTCGTGGATGCGCAGGTCACGCTTGAACCAGAGCAGAACATTCATGGAACAAACATCTAGCGCCTGCGCGCGATTCGTAAAGCGCCGCGCGCCGGTTCAACCGCGTGCGGGCGCCCGCGCCGCGATCAGCCAGGCACCGGCGAGCGCCACCGAGATCACCAGGTTCCAGCCTGCCATCGACAGGCCGGCGAATGCCCATGCCACGGCGTCACAGCGCACCGGCGCTGCGACCGTGACGGTCGGATCGAGCAATGCCTGCGCCGAAAGGCCCGCGAGCGATCCACCGGAGCAAGAGGCCAGCCCTTCCCACCAGCCCTGTTCCACCCCGGCATGGAAGAGGCCGATGCCAGCCGTCGTCAGTGCCGCCACCGCCCCCAGCACGGGCAGCAACCGGCCCGGAAGCGCCAGCGCCGCGATCCCGATCGCCACCGCAGCGAGATGCGGCCAGCGTTGCCATATGCACAGGACGCACGGATGCAGCCCGCCGACGTACTGGAACGCCAGCGCGCCCAGCAGCAGCGCGGCCGATCCGCAGGTCGCCAGAAGAACCCAAGCGTTGCGCGTCACAGGAACCTCACCGCCGCAAAGCCGCCGAGCAGAAGCACGACGGCGATGGTGAACATAAGGCCGAGCCGCCGCTCGATGAAGTCACGGATCGGTGCGCCGAACCGCCACAGCAGGGCCGCCACGACGAAGAACCGAAGCCCTCGGGCCAGGATCGAGGCCAGGATGAACACCGGCAGCGACAGGCCGGTCGATCCCGACAATATGGTGACGACCTTGTAGGGAAAGGGCGTGACACCGGCGATCAGGACGGCCCAGGCCCCCCAGTCGTTGTAGGCCTGGGCAAAGGTCGTGAAGCCGTCGGTCTTGCCATAGAAGGTCAGCACAGGAAGGCCGACACTTTCGAACAGGACGGCACCGATCCAGTAGCCGAAGAGGCCGCCCAGAACCGAGAACAGCGTCGCGACCGCCGCGATCAGGAACGCCCGACGCGGTGCCGCGATGATCATCGGGATCATCAGGATGTCGGGCGGGATCGGAAAGACCGAACTTTCGACAAAGGCCACGGCCGCGAGCCACCATATCGCGTGCCGATGTGCCGCCAGGGCGAGCGTCCAGTCATACATGCGGCGGATCATGGCGGCCTTCCTCGCGATCGCCGCCATGCATCACGCGCCCGCAGCGCGGTCAAGCCGCGCCAGCCAGGAAGGGGCGGAATTCGCCGACGCTGCAGCGTCCGCCCGCGCCCCCAGGCCCTTGCGGGACGGCTGGTCTGCCCTGTATGGATGGCGGAGCAAGGGTTCCGGGCCGGCAATGGCACCGAGACCATGCGGCGTGCGGGTGTGGCGGAATGGTAGACGCAGGGGTTTCAAAAACCCCCACCGCAAGGTATGTCGGTTCGACTCCGACCACCCGCACCAGCGTGCTCCGGGACGGCGCCAAAAAGACAAGGGCCACGCTATCGGCGTGGCCCTTGTCTTTGGCGTGTGTGCTGTTCAGCCGTTCAGCCGTGCCGGATAGGCGCCCAGATCGGATTCGATCCGCGGCTTGCGGTCGGTCTTGGCGGCGTTGAAGCGGTAGCCGATGCCATAGACGGTCTGGATGCAGGCGAATTCGGGATCCGCTTCCCGCACCTTGGCGCGGATGCGCTTCACATGGCTGTCGATCGTGCGCTCGTCGACATATTCGCCGTTGCTGTGGATCAGTTCGATCAGCGATTCACGCGACTTGACCACGCCGGGGCGGGCGGCCAGGGCCGAAAGAAGCTTGAACTCGGTCAGGGTCAGCGGAATTTCATGTTCCCGCCAGTAGGCCACCAGCCGCGAGGGCTCCATCACCAGATCGGCCGCCTTCAGCGTCTTCTCGATCAGCTTGCCATCCTTGCCTGCGCCCAGAAGCTCCTGATGCCGCTTGATCAGCGACTTCACCCATTCCGCCAGAAGATGCGTCGAGATGCTCTGCCGAAGCACCGCATCCGCGCCCAGCCGCAGCCCCATGATTTCGTCGATCTCTTCCGAGTTCGTCGTCAGAAGGATGACCGGGACGGTCGACGTGGCGCGCATCTTGTGCATGATGCGGATGCCGTCGAGGCTTTCGTCGCTGATGTCCAGGATCACGGCATCCGGCATGCGACGGAAGAACGCGGTCAGCGCGAGGTCCGGATTGCGGAACACCTCGACCTCGTATTCGTTCGGATCAAACGCAGCAACACAGCGCTTGGCGAAGGCCGCATCGCGATGAATCAGGTAAAGCCGTTTCATGTTTTCCCACCATTTCAATCTTAGGAGAGGCCGCGTGGAGCCGCGCGATACCGGTTGCCCTATCCGGCGGAGCGGCTCCGGCCCGATGTGTTCAGCCGACTACTGGACCAGCTGCGGGTAGCCGATGTCGCGTGCCGCGACGGAGGTCTTGCCGAAGGGGACCACGCGCATGGATGCCGACAGGCTCAGTTGCGGCAGCCGGTTCGGCTGGCGGAACAGGATGATCTTGCCGCCGTGGCGCGCATAGAGCGCGTCCAGACGACCTTGACGCGCTTTCCGCAGCATCTCGGCGCCGGTGTCAGCATGGCTGGCTTCAGCCAGGTTCAGGCGGCGCGAGATGGCTTCGTTGCGCCCCAGTCTTGCCTTTTGGATCATCGATGCTTGCATGGCTCTGTTCCTCGTCCGTCCGTTTGCCCCGCCGCTTCGCCCGTTCGGGGCATCGGCCCTGTGTCGCAGCGAGGGCGCAAACCATCCGGCTGCCTTGCTGCTTGAGGGGACGTTAGAAAAAAGAATCCGTTGAAGTTCCCAAGCGCTGTGCGGAGCTATGCAAGGTCGTGCGCGATTTGTGTCAAAATGTACAAATCGGTCGGTCCGCGTCACAGGACCCGTGCTGCAAAC
Encoded here:
- a CDS encoding deoxyribodipyrimidine photo-lyase/cryptochrome family protein encodes the protein MNVLLWFKRDLRIHDHPALAHAAGLGAVLPLYIVEPEYWHLPDTSARQWAFAAESLADLRAALADLGAPLVVRTGDAVEVMSRMVRQHRVDRIVSHEETGNLWTYARDRRVAAWARNLGMPWDELPQSGVVRRLASRDGWAARREAFVAAPQAETPAALRAVPGVEPGAIPTARALRLAEDRCPHRQPGGRAQALLLLEGFLTARGQTYRSDMSSPVSGERACSRVSPHLAMGTLSVREASQAAATRAGARPSGGWAGSLASFQSRLAWRDHFTQKLEDQPTIETRCLHPATEALRPRHPDAVRLKAWAAGETGVPFVDACMRYLAATGWLNFRMRAMVTSFAAYHLWLDWRATGPVLARMFTDYDPGIHWPQVQMQSGTTGINTIRIYNPVKQGYDQDPGGVFIRRWLPELASVPAGFLHEPWRWPDARTLRYPEPVVDPAAAARLARETVWVARRGAAFQAEAARIADRHASRADAAGRFVNDRAPRPRRTVATAQLSLDL
- a CDS encoding DedA family protein, with translation MIRRMYDWTLALAAHRHAIWWLAAVAFVESSVFPIPPDILMIPMIIAAPRRAFLIAAVATLFSVLGGLFGYWIGAVLFESVGLPVLTFYGKTDGFTTFAQAYNDWGAWAVLIAGVTPFPYKVVTILSGSTGLSLPVFILASILARGLRFFVVAALLWRFGAPIRDFIERRLGLMFTIAVVLLLGGFAAVRFL
- a CDS encoding winged helix-turn-helix domain-containing protein, which encodes MKRLYLIHRDAAFAKRCVAAFDPNEYEVEVFRNPDLALTAFFRRMPDAVILDISDESLDGIRIMHKMRATSTVPVILLTTNSEEIDEIMGLRLGADAVLRQSISTHLLAEWVKSLIKRHQELLGAGKDGKLIEKTLKAADLVMEPSRLVAYWREHEIPLTLTEFKLLSALAARPGVVKSRESLIELIHSNGEYVDERTIDSHVKRIRAKVREADPEFACIQTVYGIGYRFNAAKTDRKPRIESDLGAYPARLNG
- a CDS encoding disulfide bond formation protein B, translating into MTRNAWVLLATCGSAALLLGALAFQYVGGLHPCVLCIWQRWPHLAAVAIGIAALALPGRLLPVLGAVAALTTAGIGLFHAGVEQGWWEGLASCSGGSLAGLSAQALLDPTVTVAAPVRCDAVAWAFAGLSMAGWNLVISVALAGAWLIAARAPARG